The Listeria welshimeri serovar 6b str. SLCC5334 genome has a window encoding:
- the recA gene encoding recombinase RecA, producing the protein MNDRQAALDQALKQIEKQFGKGSIMKLGEHSDQNISTISSGSLALDIALGVGGYPRGRIIEVYGPESSGKTTVALHAIAEVQAQGGTAAFIDAEHALDPAYAKNLGVNIDELLLSQPDTGEQALEIAEALVRSGAVDMLVIDSVAALVPRAEIEGEMGDAHVGLQARLMSQALRKLSGAINKSKTIAIFINQIREKVGVMFGNPEITPGGRALKFYSTVRLEVRRAEQLKQGTDVMGNKTKIKVVKNKVAPPFRIAEVDIMYGEGISREGELVDMAAEVDVINKSGSWYSYKEERIGQGRENAKQYLKEHTDIRDEISQRVREEYEIDGANKEPLEETEETLSLLDDE; encoded by the coding sequence GTGAACGATCGTCAAGCGGCATTAGACCAAGCATTAAAACAAATTGAAAAACAATTCGGTAAAGGTTCCATCATGAAATTAGGGGAACATTCAGACCAAAATATATCTACTATTTCCAGTGGCTCATTAGCATTAGATATTGCTTTAGGAGTCGGCGGATATCCTCGAGGACGTATCATTGAAGTTTATGGACCAGAAAGTTCTGGTAAAACAACCGTTGCACTACATGCGATTGCTGAGGTTCAAGCACAAGGTGGCACAGCAGCATTTATTGATGCCGAACATGCTCTAGACCCAGCATATGCGAAAAACTTAGGTGTTAACATTGATGAATTACTATTATCTCAACCTGATACAGGAGAACAAGCTTTAGAAATCGCAGAAGCATTAGTAAGAAGTGGTGCAGTCGATATGTTGGTTATTGACTCTGTAGCCGCATTAGTACCTCGCGCAGAAATTGAAGGCGAAATGGGTGATGCGCATGTTGGTTTACAAGCGCGTTTAATGTCTCAAGCTCTACGTAAACTTTCCGGAGCTATCAATAAATCCAAAACAATTGCTATTTTCATTAACCAAATCCGTGAAAAAGTTGGTGTTATGTTTGGTAACCCTGAAATAACTCCTGGTGGGCGCGCACTTAAGTTCTATTCCACTGTTCGTCTAGAAGTAAGACGTGCGGAACAACTTAAACAAGGTACAGATGTAATGGGTAACAAAACCAAAATCAAAGTTGTAAAAAATAAGGTAGCTCCCCCATTCCGTATTGCGGAAGTAGATATCATGTACGGAGAAGGTATTTCACGCGAAGGTGAACTTGTTGATATGGCTGCAGAAGTAGACGTAATCAATAAGAGTGGTTCTTGGTATTCATACAAAGAAGAACGTATCGGTCAAGGCCGTGAAAATGCAAAACAATATTTGAAAGAACATACAGACATCCGTGATGAAATTTCACAACGTGTTCGTGAAGAATATGAAATTGATGGAGCGAACAAAGAACCTCTTGAAGAAACAGAAGAGACTTTAAGTTTGCTAGATGACGAATAA
- a CDS encoding TIGR00282 family metallophosphoesterase, with the protein MKILFIGDVVGSIGRDAITEYLPQLKKKYKPTVTIINGENAASGRGITEKIYKDFLELGANAVTLGNHTWDNRDIFEFIDEAKYLVRPANFPDDTTPGTGMVFVKSNQHEIAVINMQGRTFLADLDDPFRKMDTLIEEAKKRTHIIFVDFHAETTSEKEAMGWYLDGRVTAVVGTHTHVQTSDNRILPEGTAYLTDTGMTGPYDAILGMEKEAVIRRFKTALPTRFEVPKTGRAVLSGCLITLDENTGKAQKIDRILINEDHPFSFD; encoded by the coding sequence ATGAAAATACTATTTATCGGTGATGTGGTCGGTTCTATCGGTCGCGATGCCATAACAGAATATTTACCACAATTAAAGAAAAAATATAAACCCACAGTCACAATTATTAATGGAGAAAATGCTGCAAGCGGACGTGGAATTACAGAAAAAATTTATAAAGATTTTCTGGAACTTGGGGCAAATGCAGTAACACTTGGCAACCATACATGGGATAATCGTGATATTTTTGAATTTATCGATGAAGCTAAATATTTAGTACGCCCAGCCAACTTCCCAGACGATACGACACCAGGAACAGGTATGGTTTTTGTAAAAAGTAATCAACATGAAATTGCTGTTATTAACATGCAAGGCCGTACTTTTTTAGCGGATTTAGATGACCCTTTCCGCAAAATGGATACTTTGATAGAAGAAGCAAAAAAACGAACTCATATTATTTTTGTGGATTTTCATGCGGAAACAACGAGTGAAAAAGAAGCAATGGGTTGGTATTTAGACGGACGTGTAACAGCTGTCGTCGGCACACACACACATGTGCAAACGTCTGATAATCGTATTCTTCCAGAAGGAACAGCTTATTTGACGGATACTGGAATGACAGGTCCTTATGATGCTATTCTTGGAATGGAAAAAGAAGCAGTTATTCGCCGTTTTAAAACAGCCTTACCAACAAGATTTGAAGTACCTAAAACTGGCCGAGCAGTCCTATCTGGCTGTCTGATAACGTTAGACGAAAACACTGGAAAAGCGCAAAAAATTGACCGAATTCTCATCAATGAAGACCACCCATTTTCCTTTGATTAA
- a CDS encoding RicAFT regulatory complex protein RicA family protein yields MTVSKEEIMKKATELRDALQQTEEVSFYRLAEERINANSKVAAKVSKIKSLQKEAVNLEHYQKIEAMKQTESQIDNVRADIDSLPIVTEFRRAQEDANDLLQSITTEITTKVTTELEKEN; encoded by the coding sequence GTGACCGTTTCAAAAGAAGAAATTATGAAAAAAGCGACAGAACTTCGTGATGCACTTCAACAGACAGAAGAAGTATCATTTTACCGGCTAGCTGAGGAGAGAATAAACGCTAATTCCAAAGTAGCTGCGAAAGTTTCTAAAATAAAATCACTTCAAAAAGAAGCAGTGAATTTAGAACATTATCAAAAAATTGAAGCAATGAAACAAACGGAGAGTCAAATTGATAATGTTCGTGCGGATATTGATTCACTCCCAATTGTAACGGAATTCAGACGCGCCCAAGAAGACGCCAATGATCTATTACAGTCCATTACAACGGAGATTACAACAAAAGTAACTACTGAACTTGAAAAAGAAAATTAA
- the rny gene encoding ribonuclease Y encodes MTIAITIISSLLFLIVGLVVGSLIFKSSTEKKLAAARGTAELIVEDAKKEAETTKKEALLEAKEENHRLRTEIENELRGRRTETQKAENRLLQREENLDRKDTSLSKREATLERKEESISKRQQQIEEKESKLAEMIQAEQTELERISALSKEEAKSIILNQVEDELTHDTAIMVKETENRAKEESDKKAKNILSLAIQRCAADHVAETTVSVVTLPNDEMKGRIIGREGRNIRTLETLTGIDLIIDDTPEAVILSGFDPIRREIARIALEKLVQDGRIHPARIEEMVDKARKEVDEHIREVGEQATFEVGIHSIHPDLIKILGRLRYRTSYGQNVLNHSLEVSKLAGILAGELGEDVTLAKRAGLLHDIGKAIDHEIEGSHVEIGVELATKYKENDVVINSIASHHGDTEATSVIAVLVAAADALSAARPGARSETLENYIRRLEKLEEISESYDGVEKSYAIQAGREVRIIVEPDTIDDLSSYRLARDIRKRIEEELDYPGHIKVTVIRETRAVEYAK; translated from the coding sequence ATGACAATCGCAATCACGATCATCTCCAGTTTGCTTTTCTTAATCGTCGGTCTAGTTGTTGGTTCTCTAATTTTTAAATCTAGTACAGAGAAAAAACTGGCTGCTGCAAGGGGGACTGCTGAATTAATTGTAGAAGATGCCAAGAAAGAAGCAGAAACTACAAAAAAAGAAGCATTGCTTGAAGCGAAGGAAGAGAATCATAGGTTACGTACTGAAATCGAAAATGAACTTCGTGGGCGAAGAACAGAGACACAGAAAGCAGAAAATCGCTTATTGCAAAGGGAGGAAAACCTCGACCGTAAAGATACTTCTTTAAGTAAACGAGAAGCTACACTTGAAAGAAAAGAGGAGAGTATCAGTAAACGTCAACAACAAATTGAAGAGAAAGAAAGCAAACTAGCTGAGATGATTCAAGCGGAGCAGACAGAACTTGAAAGAATTTCTGCGCTCAGCAAAGAAGAAGCGAAATCTATCATCCTTAACCAGGTAGAAGATGAATTAACACATGATACTGCAATCATGGTCAAAGAAACAGAAAACCGGGCCAAGGAAGAGTCGGATAAAAAAGCAAAGAATATTCTCTCACTAGCTATCCAGCGTTGTGCAGCTGATCATGTGGCAGAAACAACAGTATCTGTTGTTACCTTACCAAATGATGAGATGAAAGGACGAATTATCGGACGTGAAGGCCGTAATATTCGTACGCTAGAAACGCTTACAGGGATTGACTTGATAATTGATGATACACCGGAAGCAGTTATTCTTTCCGGATTTGATCCAATTCGACGTGAAATCGCTAGAATCGCCTTAGAAAAACTTGTTCAAGATGGACGAATCCATCCTGCTCGAATTGAAGAAATGGTGGACAAAGCCCGTAAAGAGGTTGATGAACACATTCGTGAAGTCGGGGAACAAGCAACATTTGAAGTTGGAATTCACTCCATCCATCCTGATTTGATAAAAATTCTTGGCCGCTTGCGTTATCGTACTAGTTACGGACAAAACGTTCTTAACCACTCACTCGAAGTTTCGAAACTTGCTGGTATTTTGGCAGGAGAGCTTGGCGAAGACGTTACGCTTGCTAAACGGGCCGGACTACTTCATGACATTGGTAAAGCAATTGACCATGAAATTGAAGGAAGTCACGTTGAAATCGGCGTGGAACTTGCTACTAAATACAAAGAAAATGATGTGGTAATCAACAGTATTGCTTCCCATCATGGAGATACAGAAGCTACTTCTGTTATCGCAGTATTGGTTGCAGCAGCGGATGCACTTTCTGCTGCAAGACCAGGAGCTCGTAGTGAAACGCTTGAAAATTACATTCGTCGTTTAGAAAAATTAGAAGAAATTTCTGAGTCTTATGATGGTGTAGAAAAATCTTATGCAATCCAAGCAGGGCGTGAAGTACGTATCATCGTTGAACCAGATACAATTGATGATCTTTCTTCTTACCGACTTGCTCGCGACATAAGAAAACGAATTGAAGAGGAATTAGATTACCCTGGTCATATCAAAGTGACTGTAATTCGTGAAACAAGAGCAGTAGAATACGCTAAATAG
- the mutS gene encoding DNA mismatch repair protein MutS has product MTEYTPMIKQYLEIKDKYQDAFLFFRLGDFYEMFFEDALNASQILEITLTGREGGTKEKIPMCGVPYHSASGYIDTLIEKGYKVAICEQVEDPKTTKGMVKREVVQLISPGTVMDERGLKAKENNYIASLYCYEGKEYGFAYSDLSTGELKSTVIEASEDRLINELTTLSTRELIVSESEKTVLSDVMKEQLGLTFSVHEEDTIPSENEKLVTRHMSLSEKRAIGKLLHYLKETQKRDLGHLQQAVHYETSNYMKMDYYSKRNLELAESIRGKGRQGTLLWLLDNTQTAMGGRMLKQWIDRPLIDRKKIIERQNDVSELMANFFERLELVENLKNVYDLERLAGRVAYGNVNARDLIQLRNSLYQIPRIRATLLSMNSKSLTELANQLDPCEQLTEKLEEAIMDSAPISIREGGIIKDGYNSQLDTYRDASRNGKTWIAELERKERELTGIKTMKVGFNRVFGYYIEVTRANTHLLPEGRYERKQTLTNAERYITPELKEKEKLILDAEEKSMELEYLLFTEVREMVKDYIERLQKLAKSVSEIDCLQSFADISEKNHFIRPTLSEDGSLHVKQGRHPVVEKVMGAQSYVANDCDLDENREILLITGPNMSGKSTYMRQVALTAICAQVGCFVPAEEATLPIFDQIFTRIGAADDLIAGQSTFMVEMLEARNAIVHATKDSLILFDEIGRGTATYDGMALAQAIIEYIHENVHAKTLFSTHYHELTDLEKELRGLQNIHVSAVEENGKVVFLHKIKEGPADKSYGIHVAELAELPKSLIERASRILEQLENENKKIIITNEKQPEEIHEEVQLSMFPVEPEKKTSSKETKLIKEIASMNIMQMTPMDAMNKLYELQSKIH; this is encoded by the coding sequence ATGACAGAATATACACCAATGATTAAGCAATACTTGGAAATCAAAGATAAATATCAAGATGCTTTCTTATTTTTCCGTTTAGGAGATTTTTATGAAATGTTTTTTGAGGATGCACTCAATGCTTCTCAAATTTTAGAAATTACATTAACAGGTCGTGAAGGTGGAACAAAAGAAAAAATACCAATGTGCGGCGTTCCTTATCATTCGGCGAGTGGTTATATTGACACGTTAATTGAAAAAGGATATAAAGTAGCCATTTGTGAGCAAGTAGAGGATCCTAAAACGACCAAAGGCATGGTGAAGCGTGAAGTAGTGCAATTAATTTCACCTGGAACTGTCATGGATGAACGTGGCTTAAAAGCGAAAGAAAATAACTATATCGCCTCGCTTTATTGCTACGAAGGAAAAGAATATGGTTTTGCTTATTCTGATTTATCTACAGGTGAATTAAAATCAACCGTTATTGAAGCTAGTGAAGATCGTTTAATTAACGAACTAACAACACTTTCGACAAGAGAATTAATTGTTTCGGAATCAGAAAAAACAGTGCTTTCAGATGTGATGAAGGAGCAACTTGGCTTAACTTTTTCCGTGCATGAAGAGGATACAATTCCTTCTGAAAACGAAAAATTAGTTACTCGTCATATGTCCCTATCAGAAAAACGGGCCATTGGTAAATTACTGCATTATTTAAAAGAAACTCAAAAGCGGGATTTAGGACATTTACAACAAGCTGTACATTATGAAACTAGTAACTATATGAAAATGGATTATTATTCCAAACGCAATTTAGAACTAGCGGAGTCCATTCGTGGAAAAGGACGTCAAGGTACACTATTATGGCTATTAGATAATACACAAACAGCTATGGGTGGAAGGATGCTTAAACAATGGATTGATCGTCCTTTAATAGACCGCAAGAAAATCATCGAACGTCAAAACGATGTTAGCGAATTAATGGCAAACTTTTTTGAGCGCCTAGAATTAGTAGAAAACTTGAAAAATGTCTATGACTTAGAACGCCTTGCTGGTCGAGTCGCATACGGTAATGTGAATGCCCGTGATTTAATTCAACTGCGGAATTCGTTATACCAAATTCCGCGTATTCGAGCGACTTTATTATCAATGAATAGTAAGAGCTTGACTGAACTAGCTAACCAATTGGATCCATGCGAACAATTGACGGAAAAATTGGAAGAAGCCATTATGGATTCTGCACCAATTTCGATTCGTGAAGGCGGGATTATAAAGGATGGCTATAATAGCCAATTAGATACGTATCGTGATGCAAGCCGCAATGGAAAAACATGGATTGCGGAATTAGAACGTAAAGAACGTGAACTAACGGGCATTAAAACGATGAAGGTAGGCTTTAATCGGGTATTTGGATACTATATTGAAGTTACCCGAGCAAACACGCATTTGCTCCCAGAAGGCCGCTATGAACGCAAGCAGACCCTAACAAATGCAGAACGTTATATTACTCCTGAACTAAAAGAAAAAGAAAAGCTCATTTTAGATGCAGAAGAAAAAAGTATGGAATTAGAATATCTATTATTTACTGAAGTACGCGAAATGGTAAAAGACTACATAGAGCGCCTACAAAAATTAGCAAAATCTGTCAGCGAAATTGATTGTTTGCAAAGTTTTGCGGATATTAGTGAGAAAAATCATTTCATTCGTCCGACATTAAGTGAAGATGGGTCACTACATGTAAAGCAAGGCCGTCACCCGGTAGTGGAAAAAGTAATGGGAGCGCAGAGCTATGTAGCTAATGACTGTGACTTGGATGAAAATCGTGAAATTCTTCTTATTACCGGCCCCAATATGTCAGGTAAAAGTACGTATATGCGCCAAGTAGCTCTAACTGCAATTTGTGCTCAAGTAGGATGCTTTGTTCCTGCTGAAGAAGCAACTTTACCAATTTTCGATCAAATTTTTACTAGAATTGGAGCAGCGGATGATTTAATTGCTGGACAAAGTACTTTCATGGTAGAGATGTTAGAAGCTCGAAACGCCATTGTCCATGCAACGAAAGATAGTTTAATATTATTTGATGAAATCGGTCGTGGAACTGCAACTTATGATGGTATGGCGCTTGCCCAAGCAATTATCGAGTATATCCATGAAAACGTCCATGCTAAAACTCTATTTTCCACCCATTACCATGAACTAACAGACCTTGAAAAAGAACTACGTGGTCTACAAAATATACATGTTAGCGCAGTGGAAGAAAACGGAAAAGTAGTCTTTCTTCATAAAATTAAAGAAGGACCAGCTGATAAAAGTTATGGTATTCATGTCGCTGAGTTAGCCGAATTACCGAAGTCTTTGATTGAGCGTGCAAGCCGTATTTTAGAACAATTAGAAAATGAGAACAAAAAAATAATTATTACTAATGAGAAACAACCAGAAGAAATTCATGAAGAAGTGCAATTATCCATGTTCCCAGTGGAACCGGAGAAAAAAACATCTTCTAAAGAAACAAAACTAATAAAAGAAATTGCATCGATGAATATTATGCAAATGACACCCATGGACGCAATGAACAAGCTATACGAGCTTCAAAGCAAAATCCATTAA
- a CDS encoding GNAT family N-acetyltransferase encodes MSDWKILPMSKEHYAGVAAVHQEGIDTGNATFQEKVLTFESWDAKYLKTCRLVVLLNEQVIGWAALLPFSSMYAYRGVAELSIYIAKSARGKGVGKALMQEIIQASEENGFWTLQSLIFPENKASISLHHTYGFQTLCIHEKLGEINGDFRDVALLERRSNRNGE; translated from the coding sequence TTGAGTGATTGGAAAATTTTGCCAATGTCAAAAGAACACTATGCTGGTGTTGCGGCAGTTCACCAAGAAGGTATAGATACAGGAAATGCAACTTTTCAAGAAAAGGTACTCACGTTTGAATCATGGGACGCGAAGTATTTAAAAACTTGTCGACTAGTTGTCCTACTGAATGAGCAAGTGATTGGCTGGGCAGCACTACTACCATTTTCAAGTATGTATGCTTATCGCGGGGTAGCAGAGTTAAGCATTTATATAGCAAAAAGTGCTCGTGGAAAAGGTGTTGGAAAAGCATTAATGCAAGAAATTATTCAAGCAAGTGAAGAAAATGGCTTTTGGACATTACAATCCTTGATTTTCCCAGAGAATAAAGCTAGTATTTCACTTCATCATACATATGGTTTTCAAACTTTATGCATTCACGAAAAATTGGGTGAAATAAATGGGGATTTTCGTGATGTCGCCTTATTAGAACGAAGAAGTAATAGAAACGGAGAGTAA